A genomic stretch from Salarias fasciatus chromosome 10, fSalaFa1.1, whole genome shotgun sequence includes:
- the LOC115394911 gene encoding LOW QUALITY PROTEIN: clathrin heavy chain 1-like (The sequence of the model RefSeq protein was modified relative to this genomic sequence to represent the inferred CDS: inserted 3 bases in 3 codons): MAQILPIRFQEHLQLQNLGINPANIGFSTLTMESDKFICIREKVGEQTQXVIIDLADPTXPIRRPISADSXIMNPASKVIALKDAAKTLQIFNIEMKSKMKAHTMTDDVTFWKWISLNTVALVTDTAVYHWSMEGDSQPVKVFDRHSSLAGCQIINYRTDAKQKWLLLIGISAQQNRVVGAMQLYSVDRKVSQPIEGHAASFAQFKMEGNAEESTLFCFAVRGQAGGKLHIIEVGTPPTGNQPFPKKAVDVFFPPEAQNDFPVAMQISSKHDVVFLITKYGYIHLYDLETGTCIYMNRISGETIFVTAPHEATSGIIGVNRKGQVLSVCVEEENIIPYITNVLQNPDLALRLAVRNNLAGGEELFARKFNNLFTAGNYSEAAKVAANAPKGILRTPDTIRRFQGVPNQPGQTSPLLQYFGILLDQGQLNKFESLELCRPVLQQGRKQLLEKWLKEDKLECSEELGDLVKAVDPTLALSVYLRANVPNKVIQCFAETGQFPKIVLYAKKVGYTPDWIFLLRNVMRINPEQGLQFAQMLVQDEEPLADITQIVDVFMEYNLIQQCTSFLLDALKNNRPSEGPLQTRLLEMNLMHAPQVADAILGNQMFTNYDRAHIAQLCEKAGLLQRALEHYTDLYDIKRAVVHTHLLNPEWLVNFFGSLSVEDSLECLRAMLSANIRQNLQICVQVASKYHEQLTTQALIELFESFKSFEGLFYFLGSIVNFSQDPEVHFKYIQAACKTGQIKEVERICRESNCYDPERVKNFLKEAKLTDQLPLIIVCDRFDFVHDLVLYLYRNNLQKYIEIYVQKVNPSRLPVVVGGLLDVDCSEDVIKSLILVVRGQFSTDELVAEVEKRNRLKLLLPWLESRIHEGCEEPATHNALAKIYIDSNNNPERFLRENPYYDSRVVGKYCEKRDPHLACVAYERGQCDQELINVCNENSLFKSLSRYLVRRRDPDLWGSVLLESNPYRRPLIDQVVQTALSETQDPEEVSVTVKAFMTADLPNELIELLEKIVLDNSVFSEHRNLQNLLILTAIKADRTRVMEYISRLDNYDAPDIANIAISNELFEEAFAIFKKFDVNTSAVQVLIEHIGNLDRAYEFAERCNEPAVWSQLAKAQLQKELVKEAIDSYIKADDPSAYMEVVQAADKSGNWEDLVKFLQMARKKARESYVETELIFALAKTNRLAELEEFINGPNNAHIQQVGDRCYDEKMYEAAKLLYNNVSNFGRLASTLVHLGEYQAAVDGARKANSTRTWKEVCFACVDGKEFRLAQMCGLHIVVHADELEELINYYQDRGYFEELITMLEAALGLERAHMGMFTELAILYSKFKPQKMREHLELFWSRVNIPKVLRAAEQAHLWAELVFLYDKYEEYDNAIITMMNHPTDAWKEGQFKDIITKVANVELYYKAIQFYLEFKPLLLNDLLIVLSPRLDHSRAVNFFSKVKQLPLVKPYLRSVQNHNNKSVNEALNNLFITEEDYQALRTSIDAYDNFDNISLAQRMEKHELIEFRRIAAYLFKGNNRWKQSVELCKKDKLYKDAMQYASESKDTELAEELLSWFLQENKKECFAACLFTCYDLLRPDVVLETAWRHNIMDFSMPYFIQVMREYLSKVDKLETSESLRKEEEQATETQPIVYGAPQLMLTAGPSVPVPPQQAYGYGYQAPAGYTQPAAQPGFGYGM, from the exons CTCCAGAACTTGGGGATCAATCCGGCCAACATCGGCTTCAGCACCCTCACCATGGAGTCGGACAAGTTCATTTGTATCCGAGAGAAGGTGGGCGAGCAGACTC GTGTGATCATTGATTTGGCCGACCCAA CACCGATCCGCAGGCCGATCTCAGCCGACA GCATCATGAATCCAGCCAGCAAAGTCATTGCACTTAAAG ACG CCGCCAAAACCCTTCAGATCTTTAACATTGAGATGAAGAGCAAGATGAAGGCACACACCATGACAGACGACGTTACCTTCTGGAAGTGGATCTCCCTTAACACAGTTGCGCTTGTGACTGACACTGCTGTCTACCACTGGAGCATGGAGGGTGACTCACAGCCGGTGAAAGTTTTTGACCGCCACTCCAGCCTGGCAGGTTGCCAGATCATCAACTACCGCACCGACGCCAAGCAGAAGTGGCTCCTGCTCATTGGTATTTCAGCTCAG caaaACCGTGTGGTGGGAGCCATGCAGCTGTACTCGGTGGACAGAAAAGTGTCGCAGCCCATTGAAGGTCACGCTGCCAGCTTCGCCCAGTTCAAGATGGAAGGGAACGCAGAGGAGTCGACTCTTTTCTGCTTTGCTGTCAGAGGCCAGGCTGGAGGCAAG TTGCACATCATTGAAGTTGGGACTCCGCCAACTGGTAATCAGCCATTTCCAAAGAAAGCAGTGGATGTCTTCTTCCCTCCCGAAGCCCAGAATGACTTCCCTGTGGCTATGCAG ATAAGCTCCAAGCATGATGTTGTTTTCCTGATCACCAAATACGGCTACATCCATCTGTATGACTTGGAGACTGGCACCTGCATCTACATGAACCGCATCAGCGGGGAGACCATCTTTGTGACCGCTCCACATGAGGCCACCTCTGGCATCATCGGCGTCAACAGGAAGGGACAG GTGCTGTCGGTCTGCGTGGAAGAGGAGAACATCATTCCTTACATCACCAACGTGCTGCAGAATCCAGACCTGGCTCTCCGCCTAGCCGTCCGCAACAACCTCGCTGGAGGGGAAGAGCTCTTTGCACGCAAGTTCAACAACCTGTTTACTGCTGGAAACTACTCTGAGGCCGCCAAGGTTGCTGCCAATGCACCAAAG GGTATCCTGCGCACTCCAGACACCATCCGGCGCTTCCAAGGAGTTCCCAACCAGCCGGGCCAGACCTCCCCCTTGCTGCAGTACTTCGGCATCCTGTTGGACCAGGGCCAGCTCAACAAGTTTGAgtctctggagctctgcaggcctgtcctccagcaggggcGAAAGCAGCTCCTGGAGAAGTGGCTCAAGGAAGACAAG CTGGAGTGCTCTGAAGAGCTGGGTGACCTGGTGAAGGCAGTGGACCCCACTCTGGCTCTCAGTGTTTACCTGAGGGCCAACGTCCCCAACAAGGTCATTCAGTGCTTTGCAGAAACTGGCCAGTTCCCTAAGATCGTCCTGTACGCCAAGAAG GTGGGCTACACTCCAGACTGGATCTTCCTGTTGAGGAACGTGATGCGGATCAACCCAGAGCAAGGCCTCCAGTTTGCTCAAATGCTGGTCCAGGATGAAGAGCCGCTGGCTGACATCACTCAG ATCGTGGATGTCTTTATGGAGTATAACCTGATCCAGCAGTGCACGTCTTTCCTCCTGGATGCCCTGAAGAACAACAGGCCGTCTGAAGGTCCGCTGCAGACTCGCCTGCTGGAGATGAACCTCATGCACGCCCCGCAG GTTGCTGATGCTATTCTGGGAAACCAGATGTTCACCAACTACGATCGGGCACACATCGCCCAGCTGTGTGAGAAGGCCGGGCTCCTGCAGAGGGCACTGGAACACTACACCGACCTGTATGACATCAAGCGTGCCGTGGTGCACACCCATCTGCTCAACCCAGAG TGGCTGGTGAACTTCTTTGGCTCTCTGTCAGTGGAGGACTCTCTGGAGTGTCTGAGAGCCATGCTCTCAGCCAACATCCGCCAGAATCTGCAGATCTGTGTCCAGGTGGCGTCCAAGTACCACGAACAGCTCACCACACAGGCTCTCATTGAACTCTTTGAGTCCTTCAAGAGCTTCGAAG GTTTGTTTTACTTCCTGGGGTCCATTGTGAACTTCAGCCAGGACCCCGAAGTTCACTTCAAATACATCCAGGCTGCTTGCAAGACGGGCCAGATCAAAGAGGTGGAGAGGATCTGCAGAGAGAGCAACTGCTACGACCCCGAGCGTGTCAAGAACTTCCTCAAG GAAGCCAAACTCACAGATCAGCTGCCGCTTATCATCGTCTGCGATCGCTTCGACTTTGTCCACGACCTGGTCCTCTACCTGTACCGCAACAACCTGCAGAAGTACATCGAAATCTACGTGCAGAAA GTGAACCCCAGCCGTCTGCCGGTTGTGGTCGGCGGCCTGCTGGATGTGGACTGCTCTGAGGACGTCATTAAGAGCCTGATCCTGGTCGTCAGGGGGCAGTTCTCCACCGATGAGCTGGTTGCtgaggtggagaagaggaacag actgaagctgctgctgccctgGCTCGAGTCTCGTATCCACGAAGGCTGCGAAGAGCCGGCTACCCATAATGCTCTGGCCAAGATCTACATTGACAGCAACAACAACCCCGAACGCTTCCTGAGAGAAAACCCATACTACGACAGCCGCGTGGTGGGAAAGTACTGCGAGAAGAGAGACCCTCATCTGGCCTGCGTGGCTTACGAGAGGGGACAGTGTGACCAGGAGCTGATTAAC GTCTGCAATGAGAACTCCCTCTTCAAGAGCTTGTCTCGCTACCTGGTCCGTCGCAGAGACCCTGACCTGTGGGGCAGCGTGCTGCTGGAGAGTAACCCCTACAGACGACCACTCATCGACCAG GTGGTGCAGACGGCGCTGTCAGAAACCCAGGATCCAGAGGAGGTGTCTGTCACCGTGAAGGCTTTCATGACTGCCGACTTGCCCAACGAGCTCATTGAGCTTCTGGAAAAGATCGTGTTGGACAACTCCGTCTTCAGCGAGCACAG AaatctgcagaacctgctgatcCTGACGGCGATCAAAGCGGACCGCACTCGTGTGATGGAGTACATCAGCAGGCTGGATAACTATGACGCTCCCGACATCGCAAACATCGCCATCAGCAATGAGCTCTTCGAGGAAGCCTTCGCCATCTTCAAGAAGTTTGACGTCAACACCTCTGCTGTGCAG GTGCTGATCGAGCACATTGGAAACCTGGACCGGGCGTACGAGTTTGCAGAACGCTGCAATGAGCCTGCTGTGTGGAGCCAACTGGCCAAGGCTcagctgcagaaggagctggtTAAGGAGGCCATCGACTCCTACATTAAGGCTGACGACCCCTCTGCCTACATGGAGGTGGTTCAGGCGGCTGATAAGAGCG GAAACTGGGAGGACCTGGTGAAATTCCTTCAGATGGCTCGTAAGAAGGCCCGCGAGTCGTATGTTGAGACTGAGCTGATCTTCGCTTTGGCCAAAACCAACCGCCTGGCTGAACTGGAAGAGTTTATCAACGGACCCAATAACGCTCACATCCAGCAG GTCGGTGACCGCTGCTACGATGAGAAGATGTACGAGGCAGCTAAACTGCTCTACAACAACGTCTCCAACTTCGGCCGCCTGGCCTCCACTCTGGTGCACCTCGGGGAGTACCAGGCTGCCGTGGACGGGGCCCGCAAGGCGAACAGCACCCGCACGTGGAAGGAGGTGTGCTTCGCCTGTGTGGACGGGAAGGAGTTCAGACTGGCCCAGATGTGCGGTCTCCACATCGTGGTGCATGCTGATGAGCTCGAGGAGCTGATCAACTACTACCAG GACCGCGGCTACTTCGAGGAGTTGATCACCATGCTGGAGGCCGCCCTGGGCCTGGAGCGCGCTCACATGGGGATGTTCACGGAGCTGGCCATTCTCTACTCCAAGTTCAAGCCACAGAAGATGAGGGAGCATCTGGAGCTCTTCTGGTCCAGAGTGAACATCCCCAAGGTTCTGAGAGCAGCCGAGCAGGCCCACCTGTGGGCCGAGCTGGTGTTCCTCTACGACAAGTACGAGGAGTACGACAACGCCATCATCACCATGATGAACCACCCAACGGACGCCTGGAAGGAGGGCCAGTTCAAAGATATCATCACCAAG GTGGCCAATGTGGAGCTGTACTACAAAGCCATCCAGTTCTATCTGGAGTTCAAGCCCTTGTTACTGAATGATTTACTCATCGTGCTTTCTCCCAGACTGGACCACTCACGTGCCGTCAACTTCTTCAGCAAG GTTAAGCAGCTGCCTCTGGTCAAACCTTATCTCCGGTCAGTACAGaatcacaacaacaaatcaGTCAATGAAGCACTTAACAACCTCTTCATCACAGAGGAGGACTATCAG GCACTGAGGACATCAATAGATGCCTACGACAACTTTGACAACATCTCGCTGGCCCAGCGCATGGAGAAACACGAGCTGATCGAGTTCAGGAGAATCGCTGCCTACCTCTTCAAGGGGAACAACCGCTGGAAGCagagtgtggagctctgcaagAAGGACAAGCTCTACAAG gacgCCATGCAGTACGCGTCTGAGTCCAAAGACACGGAGCTggcagaggagctgctgtcctggttcctgcaggagaacaaGAAGGAGTGCTTCGCCGCCTGCCTCTTCACCTGCTACGACCTGCTGCGGCCCGACGTGGTGCTGGAGACCGCCTGGAGGCACAACATCATGGACTTCTCCATGCCATACTTCATTCAGGTCATGCGGGAGTACCTCAGCAAG GTAGACAAACTAGAAACCTCAGAGTCTCtaaggaaagaggaggagcaggcgaCAGAGACGCAACCCATCGTCTATG GAGCCCCCCAGCTGATGCTGACGGCGGGCCCCAGCGTACCGGTGCCCCCTCAGCAGGCCTACGGCTACGGCTACCAGGCGCCCGCAGGCTACACTCAGCCGGCAGCTCAGCCAGGCTTCGGCTACGGCATGTAA